caaattgattgcaattgaaagttcaggggttcaaattgagaggttttaaagtttagagtggcttatcaaattatataataattcgtctaaagtgaagttaccccttaaaaatatttaaaaattaaaaggaaaaaaaaaaagaagcgaTTTCGTGGTTAGTGGTAACTGCCCGCCTTTTCACATACTAAATTACTAATACTAATATGTGAAAATTCTCCATTGTAAAAAACTTAAATCCACGTCTTAGTACATACCTTGACTACTTAGAAATTCCattgggccattgaaccacaATCCATGACGATTACACTTACTTTCTacgtctttttattttatttttacaattgtaAGAATGAAAATCGATTAGACTGGACTGGACCAAGCCCAGTTAAAAGCACCGCCTTTTTCAACGGGTCCAACCCAATCTCAAACCCTATAAGAAAAACCATGCACCTCACACGCACCCAGTGCTCGTCTGTCTCCCTTACTCTTAGCTTACGGTTATTCTCAGGGTTAGGGTTTATCCTAAGAGCCAGGAGCTTCTTCTCCAATGGACCCGACCAAGAAGCGAAAGCTGGACGAGAACGGCGTCGTCCCCCCCTCCACCGACGTCGACCCCTCGATCCCGAAACTCACCCCCGAAGACGTCCGTAAAATCGTCGACCGCATCGACAAGGACAAGCTCCTCGACATCGTGGCGGCCGCGGCTGCCCGCCACGTTGACGTGCTTGACGGCGTGCGAGCCCTGGCGGACTCGGACTCGTCGCAGCGCAAGCTTTTCATCCGCGGACTCGGTTGGGACACCACCACGGACGGCCTCCGCACCTTGTTCTCTTCCTACGGAGAACTCGAGGAGGCCGTGGTCATCCTCGACAAGCAGACCGGTAAGTCCAAGGGCTACGGCTTCGTCACCTTCAAGCATGTCGACGGCGCTCTCCTCGCCCTCAAGGAGCCCAGCAAGCGGATCGATGGTCGCGTCACAGTCACGCAGCTCGCCGCCGCTGGGAACACGGGCGGGAACGCGAACGCCAACACCGCCGACGTGGCGATGCGCAAGATCTACGTCTGGGAGGTGCCACACGACATGTCGCCGGATAAGCTCTTGTCCCATTTCTCGTCGTACGGGGAGATCGAAGAGGGGCCACTTGGGTTCGACAGGTTCACCGGGAAGTCGAAGGGGTTCGCGCTGTTCGTGTACAAGACCATGGAGGGGGCACAGGCGGCGTTGGCGAGTCCGGTAAAGATGATCGACGGGAGGCAGTTGAATTGTAAGTTGGCGAACGTGGATGCGAAGAAAGGGAAGCAAGGAGGGCCGCTGGGTCAGCCTGGGCCCGATGGGGTTCAGGGCCAGGTTGGGGCTACTGGGAACGACGgtatggggatggggatgggaaTGGGCATGGCGCAGGGTGGTTCGATGCCGGGGTCGCAGTACGGCGGACCGGGCTCGATTGGCACGTATGGCGGGTTTCCGGGTGGGCCGCCGATGGGTCATCATCCATTAAGCACGACGTCGTTGGGAGGGCCGGGGTTGTCGTCGGTAAATAGCCAGCAGCCATCCTCGTTAGGAGGGACTGCTGGGTTTGGTACTGGGCTGGGTGGGCCTTATGGTGGGTATGGTGGCATTGGTGGGACTGGTGGTGGATTGGGTGCTGCTGGTGGTGGGTCGTCTTCATTGTATAGAATGCCCCCGACTTCTGTGGGAATGCCTTCTGGTGGGTATCCGGAGAGTGGGCATTATAGCTTGTCGTCGGCTTCGTCTGGGTACCAAAGTCAGCACCACCAGCCAACGGGGACCTCCCCGGTGCCAAGGGTTCCACCTGGTGGTGCGGGCATGTACCCAAATGTGCCGCATTACTTCTGAGGTAATTaaatatcatcttttttttcttctttgcttcCTTTTGCGTTCTATCTCCTGTGCTTGTATTCCTATTTTCCTTTGTTTGGCGCTTGATTAGACTGACTGGATGCCTCTTATGTTTGTGGTATGTGCTGCTTTCTTTTTATCTTGGTGCCTCTTGTTACAGATGTTTGCTTGTTATACAATTTGttcttggttttttgtttgttctggCTTGTtctttgggattgcatttggcGTATGCTTCTATGTGTGTTGggttgttttgtattttgtgaAAGTTTGCCAGCAGTCTAAGTAGTCCTTTTGGTACGTAGTGTCTTGTAAGAGATGGCAATGGAGTGATTCAGTTGTGTTTTTGTATTATTGATGATTGTGATTCTGCTGGCTGTGATTGTTTCTGACTGTATGTACTTTTGTAATTGAGTTGGttgtttattattcataaaaaaggTAATTGAATTGGTTGATATGTAGTTGTCTTTGTTCATGTGGATATGCGCAAACTGATCTGTTTGTTCAAAATGATGATGTGTACGCAGTTTATGGGGCTTGTGGATAACCATCTTATGGAAAAATTAACTTTGTCTTTGGTTTTTGGCTTGACAATCAATCAGTGTAATGACTTTTTTGCACTTGTAAGATGAAAAAGTACTGTGATGATTTTATGACCTCAACCTGGATGTTGATTTCTGACTATCAAGTTGTACCTGAAACTATTATGCTTTAGCTTCTCAAACATGTACCCTCTCAGTCTGGATTATAGTCAAATGTTTCACTACTTAATATTTATCATTAATTTGGTGATTATCATACCTTTGTCCTTATTAAATTTAGATGATCTGGTTTTGTGTGTccaaattgatgattttttgttaTGGACCTTGGTTTCCTAGAGATTCATTTTTAGTTGATAGACTTTCTCTGCTTGCTGGCTTTAAATATAGATCATGATGCACAGCACTTTTATATTCCCTAATAGGAATTTTGGGTGGGAACTCGTAGTAACAAAATTTAGGTCAAGATGTAAGTCCTAGTTGCTCTTTGGTACTGGATGTATGTGACTCTGATGTCTTGCTTTCTGAGAGGTGGTATGTGTGGCATGGTAGCTCTAGTTGGGTTGTGGAAActtattaatttgaattgtcatGCATTTGCATGTAATTTGGCATAAGGTTACCATGTGTACTGAAAATTGCATGGAGGGGTTTAGAGTGTTTGCATTGTTTAGTGTATGCTGAGCCGAAATCCATCTTCCCTAAAGGAGTATGTGTTTGATGCTTGTAAGTTGTTGTTATTGGTTGAAATAATTGTGCTTGTCATGCTGAAATTGTGTTATTATCATCAAAAGCCGATTAAGTAACAGCTTTGAAGATTAAAGTTGACGTTTCCAGCATCTTCTCCTTAGCTCTGCTTAATACAAATTCATATTTGTCTTAATCCACGCACAAATGAGAATGGACTGTCATTAGTTCTTGgcatgttaataattttttttgagtatACATCACCCTCCAATCCCCCTCTCGTTCCCCCCAATCCTATGTGGGGTGATCCCCACAGTATTTGGTGCATGGGATTCGCTTTTTGGTTGTGGGGACCATGGCACATAGGATTGGGGGGATTGGGGGTGGGGGTTGATGTATAGAATCACTCAAACTTTTTAAATATGTATACCAGTTCTACTTATGTATTAATGCAGTGAAATTTAGTTAtagatatttgttttttttattgacttGGTGCTaccttcttttgtttattgattttcCAGTTGTATCTTTTACGAAGAGATTATGAAATTCACCTTCTGATGTActtccattattttttctttctaacatCATGACCTTTTATGTTTCTTAGTATTTTTGATGTTATGTGTGGCTTCTTTGTTTGCCTGTTACTTTTTTTTGAGATGTTCTGAATTTTGTATcacacttttgtttttgtttgtggttAGGTAAGACATAAGAGCTGTTTCTTTTAGTGGTGCCCCAAGAAggtataatatttgttttgattatCGCTTTGAATTAGAATGAAATGAACTCTGTTTTGCGTGATGGATGCAGAATGATGTATTGAGTTGTGAATGGATGTTTGATTCAGGTGTATGACAGCTTATTCGGCGCTGATGCTTTATGTGGTTCTGGTGATTGCGTGATTGCAGAGTTTGATGAATGTATTAGCTGTTCCTTTACAGGCTCTTCATCTGCACCTTTAGTATTGTGGTTCTTTTCTGAATGCTTGTAGTCAAAGCAGCTGAGTTAGATTAGTTGTGTACTTCCATCTGGAGCCAATGTGCCATCTGGGCGTTTTATTAATAATATAGTCTAAATAATATAAGTACTGAAATTATGCTTTGCCCTTCTTTACTGAAATGTATGCTTGGTTTCATATTTTCTAAGTGCAAGTTttcgttctttttttctttctttttttttgtcactcTGTTTTACCATATTTAGTTCCTCAACTGGGCTCTACAGTGCTTATATATGCAACTAAATATGTTTATTATGTGTGTTACATAACTATAGTTTGGTTGTGAAGAAGTCTGCTGCTGAAGGTATTACCACTTGCTTGATAAATATGATCTGTTGTATGATGGTGATCAACCTCCTAGTGGGGATTTCGCTGCTCCTTATATGAGCTGTTCCGGCTGTAGTATAGCTTTGTTGGTGTCTGCTGTCTTTCtatgggaatttttttttatccttctgTTATGCGTTTGGAAATGATTTTTCTTATGTAAATTGCCTTTGGTACTCCTCCGTTCATCTTTCTGTGTCAGTTTAGTTTGGTTATGCAAAATAGATTTATTTTGGTCTGTGCTTGAAATGTTGTGGGATCAATGAGCTCATTATTTATGCGGTGGTTAAATGAAGGTGTTGGTAATTGTGCAAAATGAAGGTGCCTGCTTTTGTGACCTTTCTATTGGACGTTTCATTTATTGGTTGTCTAATGCCTGAGGGATCTATGGTTGAGACATGTTAACTGAATGTTGTGACCTAATAAATGTGCTCTAGTGTTGTTGATTAAGTTCTGTGACAGTTTGGAATCCTTGAGTTTCTGTTGGTGATGATTCATTGCTAGCATTGTGCTTCCTTTTTGTTTCTGCTCAATTTCCATTGATCTTTCTACATGTTGGGTTAAAATGGGCCATGGGTCATCACTCTTCCTCCAAATTATTCTGCTTTAGGATGCATACTTGTCGAGTTGTGGTCACTATGGTCGTTTGGTTTTTAGCTCTGTATCTGGTCCTGTCTGCTCAGTATATTTTGTGTCTTGATTTTGCCTGAATCCTTTCTCTCTCGCAGTggtaattattttgatttttgaggtCCTATATGGAGTATTGTGCCTTCCAACTATGTTACATAACCGGATCCTTCTTTTGTCCGGatccttctttttttgtcttagGTTGAagtcttgtttttcttttacccCGTTATAATTTTCAAATAGTTTCCCAGTTTTAATGCACGATCTGCATTTTATATATCAAATCTGTAAGGTACAACTTCCGGAATTAATGGACAGGATGGTATCTCAGTATTGAACCTGATGCTATCGATATGCTAGATATGTCGCCAAATTTTATATACATGGTAATCATATGACTGTTACAGCCTGGGTTGCCAAATTAGTAGATTTCTTTGTCATGTGTTGTTGACCatactaaaaattatatgtGCTCAGGTTCCAATTTCCACTTGACATGGTGCTCAAGATTTGAGTTCTTGCCTGGGTTTTGACTTTCTGAAAAGAGTATTGTTACTTCTCACACTTCTTTCACACCAGCTGACTTGACGTGTCTTAAGTGATTGtggcttttcttttgttttttaaatgactGATATGGAAAGTCACTAAAGCACAGCACATCAACCAGTGTGAAAATTAGTGTGAACACTTCATGAATAAAAGATCATGATTGAAGTGCTTGGTAGTGTTTATAGTGGGTGTGATTTGGTCCCTACCCTtgccttcttttttcttgttttggctGTAGCTTGGGCTTGTATCCTTGGGGTCTTacatttaataaattgttaCCGTTTGAGGGAAAGAGACTGCcaattgtaattaaatatatGAAATTGTGGAGTCAATCATCTGTGATTTATGTGGCAAATGAATGGTTTGGTAAACAGGGACAGTTCCAGACCAAATTTGCTAGCATTTGTAGTACTGGTCCTTTATTTCTCACCCGATGGTCTTTAATACGGGATCCAGGATTTTTGTGGCTactcttttaagtttttgctcaaaaaaaaaagtggacgtATCTAGTAGGTATTTCATTGTTTATGTGCATGGTTTATAtgtaaattcaaattttctagAAAGTTGTCTGAACTCTACCGTGGCAATTGTGTGATATATGGACCGGATTgaaaccaaattgaaaaaactaAGCTGACAAcgtcttcattttttttttttttttttcttcttgtgtgGTGTGATATGGGATGGACGGGCGGGTTTGTGAGGCAAACATGATGGACGGGCGGGTTTGTGAGGCAAACTTGAGAAGATGGAAGCCAACTAGCATCGTTGGAGCTTGGGCAGCTGATGACCAATCGTTCGGCAGGAGGAGGAAGTACAGTTTACATTAAATTGGGAAGGTGGAGAAGCCTGCAGCAAGAACCTGTCAATGCTTGCTTTCAATGTATCTAACGAACAGCTGTTGTGGGAGTCCAGTGTACATAAATGTATAAAAGTGTAATAAAATTTGAGACTAGGCATGTCAGTGCAAGAGTGGTATTTTGCATGTTTGACTTCTCATCAACCCTTCTCCTCCTCCATCCCAAAAGCCCACCACTAAAATGTTATATGCCTAATGCTGCTTCCAATTTACAAGTTTATCTTATATGTGCAATATGCGTATATAAACTAGTGTCGCAATGTTCGTTCATTTTTTTGGTACATTATCGGGGCCTCGTGACTAAAAATCAAATACTGATCAAGTATGAGATGAGCTCAATGGACAACATcaagctcaattttttttttttttttttttaaaaaaaaaagaaagaaaaaaccgtTGTATCATGtaaatgtttttgaaaacattttctgcgATGAGACATCCAATTGATGAATCATTAAGGTTCAGAAAAAGTTAAGAAAGGAAAGGAGACGAAAGAGGAGAAACTAAAGCAAACCGCACTATCAACCACCTTCTTAAAACTTCTTTCTTGGAGGTCCATCCCTTTTAGAGTGATTGAGACCACCCTCAATACAGATTCCCATGATGCTTTCGAAAAAACAGGCTTTAAGGGTAGTTTCTATTTCCCAACTGTTTTTGGGGCGGCGGTCATACTATTGATAAGCTTAAGCCTATATAAGGGTAGTTGGACCACTCCAACCACTTTTTAAACTTATTTTGGGTGATACGCCAAATGAAAATTTGCTGGTAAAAAGTACTTGCtgcataaaaaatttgaatgttCTAAACTCTAAAGCTACTAAGCATGGTACAATTTGGAAGAAGGTTTGGTTTCTCAATGTTTTTTGAGTTGTTAAAAAATTTCTGTAGAAGGCATGCAATAATTTGTTCCAAaccaaagaaaatttatttaaaaagaaggTGATACAAGATCCactgtgtcctatttgtgggaTGGATGTGGAAAATATTTGTCATATTTTGTGGAGTTGTCCATCAGCTTGTGATGTTTGGGGAGAGTgttcaagaaaaattaaaaaatgctcCATTAGtggggatgatttttttttcaaggtgGGGGAAAAAGAATTCAATTTATCGGCCACTATGA
This genomic interval from Corylus avellana chromosome ca3, CavTom2PMs-1.0 contains the following:
- the LOC132173491 gene encoding UBP1-associated protein 2C, whose product is MDPTKKRKLDENGVVPPSTDVDPSIPKLTPEDVRKIVDRIDKDKLLDIVAAAAARHVDVLDGVRALADSDSSQRKLFIRGLGWDTTTDGLRTLFSSYGELEEAVVILDKQTGKSKGYGFVTFKHVDGALLALKEPSKRIDGRVTVTQLAAAGNTGGNANANTADVAMRKIYVWEVPHDMSPDKLLSHFSSYGEIEEGPLGFDRFTGKSKGFALFVYKTMEGAQAALASPVKMIDGRQLNCKLANVDAKKGKQGGPLGQPGPDGVQGQVGATGNDGMGMGMGMGMAQGGSMPGSQYGGPGSIGTYGGFPGGPPMGHHPLSTTSLGGPGLSSVNSQQPSSLGGTAGFGTGLGGPYGGYGGIGGTGGGLGAAGGGSSSLYRMPPTSVGMPSGGYPESGHYSLSSASSGYQSQHHQPTGTSPVPRVPPGGAGMYPNVPHYF